One Drosophila subobscura isolate 14011-0131.10 chromosome U, UCBerk_Dsub_1.0, whole genome shotgun sequence DNA window includes the following coding sequences:
- the LOC117900383 gene encoding uncharacterized protein LOC117900383 gives MPGTELGIFVESQSVKWLRGLSRDQIGACDRLFRALRDDTAQESTYRVSRCMNNLGLRPMVSPSRIKTIMQISHGSELAFLYFLWEAEYKPITEDCPTNFTVNEQLLLSAIAHLDMPATLRELDRLLPPATHSLETLRPAGCVKIKHESVAQPKAKGSDYMNPYFAPLPRPKQLPKPTQKKQLGPPGGKLRYPEYAKYNGMYEVPEETSRWFSHYQLSPAKRVIKKLLSDELNRLILEPIEKEKEEESLCHTHRLVREAATKKQQEMSDAVFQRYLSLLDVSGADLKASRKRVIQQLEKEIECAADKIRHFSRRRLIEVGQIRTGRVNGSCQLCTQLVSTPQLKRADLSLLLGSDLNALAHPPPQDEGLIKVVELPGGVDHAISQCGAGDCQLLDGNDSVIKSSKEKVQPHKRKTRKTSRFSQRRTRTTQQGSKVLSSDFKNLSELVPPCSRTLECPLKGKVYQEPDRFTTRNNHGLEFDYFKIFNLAGLHDVQDVRPHSDDFPVDLEDKQPLIKRLFIAALNSSNDEGPRTQMETEWCPKAVPKAAASCAMGIFREKVAQKATSMAAEDQVEPEQGKLVDPNDRQQIEELLKSALKVMKTNPNYVLATFPNAHKLPMLIDWVSNRYGKRYTRQEMQDLVNSSCQLIERIQQKEAARQKRLMNVKIPTNNGLVSYAHKKALMCEAEQTKREYYGKLNQLALEETRLTWLALRGDSHLGGHIGDTFFAYMPANEADLKRHHVWQSRDYRDMVLHRQLRERRRRV, from the coding sequence atgccTGGCACCGAGCTGGGAATATTTGTGGAGAGTCAAAGTGTCAAGTGGCTGCGTGGCTTGTCGCGGGATCAGATCGGTGCCTGTGACAGGCTCTTCCGTGCCCTGCGGGACGACACCGCACAGGAGTCCACGTATCGCGTGTCTCGCTGCATGAACAACTTGGGTCTGCGGCCCATGGTGTCGCCTTCCCGCATCAAAACTATCATGCAAATCAGTCATGGCAGCGAGCTGGCATTCCTCTATTTCCTGTGGGAGGCCGAGTACAAGCCGATCACCGAGGACTGCCCCACAAATTTCACGGTGAacgaacagctgctgctctcggcCATCGCCCACCTGGACATGCCGGCCACGTTGCGGGAGTTGGACCGACTGCTGCCACCAGCCACGCACTCATTAGAGACTCTGCGACCCGCGGGATGTGTCAAAATAAAGCACGAATCGGTGGCACAGCCTAAGGCCAAAGGCAGTGATTATATGAATCCATATTTTGCTCCACTGCCGCGGCCTAAGCAGCTTCCGAAGCCAACGCAGAAGAAACAGTTGGGACCGCCCGGTGGCAAGCTGCGATATCCCGAGTATGCCAAATATAATGGGATGTACGAAGTGCCAGAGGAGACTTCACGTTGGTTCTCACATTACCAACTGTCACCCGCCAAGAGAGTGATCAAGAAACTGCTGTCGGATGAGCTGAATCGCCTGATTTTGGAACCCAttgagaaggaaaaggaggaggagtcccTGTGCCACACCCATCGTCTAGTCAGGGAAGCAGCGACTaaaaagcagcaggaaatgTCCGACGCGGTTTTCCAGAGATATCTGTCCCTACTCGACGTGTCGGGCGCTGACCTAAAGGCATCCCGCAAGCGGGTTATCCAGCAACTAGAAAAGGAAATCGAGTGCGCAGCCGACAAGATTCGACACTTCTCAAGGCGAAGGCTGATCGAAGTGGGACAAATTCGCACTGGGAGAGTGAACGGATCGTGTCAGCTGTGCACTCAACTCGTGAGCACGCCCCAACTGAAGAGAGCAGATTTGTCGCTACTTTTGGGATCTGATTTGAATGCACTTGCACATCCGCCGCCCCAAGATGAAGGGCTGATTAAAGTTGTAGAGCTGCCAGGAGGTGTGGATCATGCCATCAGCCAATGTGGCGCGGGAGACTGCCAGCTGCTGGACGGTAATGATTCAGTAATTAAATCAAGCAAAGAGAAAGTCCAACCGCACAAGAGAAAGACCCGTAAAACGTCCAGATTTAGCCAGAGAAGAACGCGCACAACCCAACAGGGTTCCAAGGTTCTCAGCTCAGACTTTAAGAATCTCAGCGAACTCGTTCCTCCCTGCAGTCGAACTCTGGAGTGTCCACTTAAGGGGAAGGTCTACCAAGAGCCAGATCGTTTTACCACAAGGAACAACCACGGGTTAGAGTTTGATTACTTTAAGATATTCAACCTGGCAGGACTCCATGACGTGCAAGATGTGCGGCCGCATTCGGATGACTTTCCCGTGGATCTGGAGGATAAGCAGCCGCTAATTAAGAGACTTTTCATTGCCGctctcaacagcagcaacgatgAGGGGCCAAGGACACAGATGGAGACTGAATGGTGCCCCAAAGCTGTGCCCAAAGCAGCCGCTAGCTGCGCCATGGGAATATTTAGAGAAAAAGTGGCCCAAAAAGCAACTTCAATGGCAGCTGAAGATCAAGTGGAGCCTGAGCAAGGGAAGCTCGTTGATCCCAACGACAGACAACAGATCGAGGAACTGCTAAAGTCAGCGCTGAAGGTGATGAAAACAAATCCCAATTACGTGCTGGCAACATTTCCCAATGCACACAAGTTGCCCATGCTCATAGATTGGGTGTCAAACCGCTATGGAAAGCGTTACACGCGCCAGGAGATGCAAGATCTGGTCAATTCCTCGTGCCAACTGATCGAAAGGATCCAGCAAAAGGAAGCGGCACGCCAGAAGCGGTTGATGAATGTGAAAATCCCCACCAACAATGGACTGGTCAGCTATGCCCACAAAAAGGCGCTCATGTGCGAAGCCGAACAAACCAAAAGGGAATACTACGGGAAACTGAATCAGCTGGCGCTGGAGGAAACGCGTCTGACGTGGCTGGCGCTGCGCGGTGACTCCCATCTGGGCGGCCACATTGGGGACACGTTCTTCGCCTACATGCCAGCCAATGAAGCTGATCTGAAGCGGCATCATGTGTGGCAGTCGCGGGACTATCGTGACATGGTGCTGCACAGGCAGCTTCGAGAGCGACGCCGTCGGGTGTGA
- the LOC117901830 gene encoding protein obstructor-E has protein sequence MALLKICIFALALAVGIQTTIAQQAKYRGQFRIGAGHPPSQRHFPPRDRDPVGEAAVVPKRKQEAVEYEPSEECPEANGFYPDSKQCDKYYACLDGVPTERLCADGMVFNDYTPIEEKCDLPYNIDCSKRSKLQTPQSSQHCPRKNGYFGHEKPGICDKFYFCVDGKFNMITCPQGLVFNPKTGICTWPDEVGVTGCKSEDIFEFTCPKVNESVAVTHPRYADPDDCQFFYVCVNGDLPRRNGCKLGQVFDEDSKNCDWARKVPDCADWYKDRLTDAELDELENPKPKSTTTKRPPRVRGPSRRKPTPKVEQEEEV, from the exons ATGGCGCttttgaaaatttgcatatttgcgctggctttggctgtgg gcATCCAAACAACGATCGCACAGCAAGCCAAGTACCGTGGACAATTCCGCATTGGTGCGGGTCATCCGCCATCGCAGCGACACTTTCCACCACGCGATCGCGACCCCGTGGGGGAGGCGGCTGTGGTGCCCAAGCGCAAGCAGGAGGCGGTCGAGTACGAGCCGAGCGAGGAGTGCCCGGAGGCGAATGGCTTCTATCCGGACAGCAAGCAGTGTGACAAATACTACGCCTGTCT CGATGGGGTGCCCACGGAGCGGCTCTGTGCCGATGGCATGGTCTTCAATGACTACACGCCCATCGAGGAGAAGTGCGACCTGCCCTACAACATTGATTGCAGCAAGCGGTCCAAGCTAC AAACGCCCCAATCCTCTCAGCACTGCCCTCGCAAGAACGGATACTTTGGCCACGAGAAGCCCGGCATTTGTGACAAGTTTTACTTCTGCGTCGATGGCAAGTTCAACATGATTACCTGCCCGCAGGGGCTGGTCTTCAATCCCAAGACCGGCATCTGCACGTGGCCCGATGAAGTGGGCGTCACCGGCTGCAAGTCGGAGGATATCTTTGAGTTTACGTGTCCCAAGGTGAACGAGAGCGTTGCCGTAACCCATCCCCGCTATGCCGACCCCGATGACTGCCAGTTCTTCTATGTGTGCGTCAATGGAGACCTGCCACGGCGCAATGGCTGCAAGCTCGGCCAGGTCTTCGATGAGGATTCCAAGAACTGTGACTGGGCGCGCAAGGTGCCCGATTG CGCTGACTGGTACAAGGATCGCCTAACGGATGCCGAGCTCGATGAGCTGGAGAACCCGAAACCCAAGTCCACAACCACCAAGAGGCCGCCACGCGTACGCGGCCCCTCCAGGCGCAAGCCCACGCCCaaggtggagcaggaggaggaggtctAA